Proteins encoded in a region of the Zea mays cultivar B73 chromosome 2, Zm-B73-REFERENCE-NAM-5.0, whole genome shotgun sequence genome:
- the LOC100193070 gene encoding aldolase-type TIM barrel family protein-like, which translates to MEDNLPVNVREYQELAKKALPKMHYDYINGGAEDEYTLRENIAAYGRILLRPRVLIDVSKIDMSTSLLGYNMPSPIIVAPTGAHKLANPEGEVATARAAAACNTIMMLSFSSSCRIEEVASSCDAIRFYQLYVYKRRDVSATLVRRAESLGFRAIVLTVDTPVLGRREADIRNKMIAPPLSNLEGLMSLDDFDDAEGGSKLERFSRETLDPSLSWKDVEWLKSITSLPILLKGIVTAEDARKAVEAGAAGLIVSNHGARQLDYAPATISALEEVVKAVAGAVPVLVDGGVRRGTDVLKALALGAKAVMVGRPVFFGLAARGEAGARHVIEMLNKELELAMALCGCRSVAEVTRAHVQTEGDRIRALL; encoded by the exons atggaggataatctaccaGTTAATGTCCGGGAATATCAAGAACTTGCTAAGAAAGCACTACCAAAGATGCACTATGATTATATCAACGGAGGAGCAGAAGATGAATATACACTGAGGGAGAATATTGCAGCATATGGAAGAATTCT GTTACGGCCACGAGTCCTTATAGATGTGAGCAAGATAGACATGTCAACAAGCTTATTAGGATATAATATGCCATCGCCAATAATTGTCGCACCTACAGGGGCACACAAATTAGCCAATCCCGaag GGGAGGTGGCCACAGCAAGAGCTGCCGCAGCATGTAACACCATAATG ATGCTTTCCTTCTCATCAAGCTGCAGGATCGAGGAGGTTGCCTCCAGTTGCGACGCTATTCGCTTTTATCAGTTATAT GTGTACAAGAGAAGGGATGTTTCGGCAACATTGGTACGGCGGGCTGAAAGTTTAGGATTCAGGGCAATTGTTTTGACAGTTGACACGCCTGTGCTTGGCAGGCGTGAAGCTGATATCAGAAATAA GATGATTGCTCCACCTCTGTCAAACCTTGAAGGTTTAATGTCATTAGACGACTTTGACGATGCT GAAGGCGGCTCCAAGCTGGAACGATTCTCACGGGAGACGCTGGATCCATCATTGTCATGGAAG GACGTGGAGTGGCTCAAGTCCATCACCAGCCTGCCGATTCTGCTCAAGGGCATCGTCACCGCGGAAGACG CGAGGAAGGCCGTGGAGGCGGGGGCGGCCGGCTTGATCGTGTCCAACCACGGCGCCCGGCAGCTGGACTATGCGCCGGCCACCATCTCGGCGCTCGAAGAG GTGGTTAAGGCGGTGGCGGGGGCTGTGCCGGTGCTGGTGGACGGCGGCGTCCGGCGCGGCACCGACGTGTTGAAGGCGCTGGCGCTCGGCGCCAAGGCAGTCATG GTGGGCAGGCCGGTGTTCTTTGGGCTGGCGGCGCGCGGGGAAGCCGGCGCGAGGCACGTGATCGAGATGTTGAACAAGGAGCTGGAGTTGGCCATGGCGCTCTGCGGCTGCCGTAGCGTCGCGGAGGTCACCAGGGCGCACGTCCAGACCGAGGGCGACCGGATCAGGGCCCTGCTGTGA